Genomic segment of Paenibacillus sp. FSL R5-0912:
CCGGGAACAACCTCCCATGCACGCAAAGGACCGAAGAATGAGGAGTTTCTGGTAAGCGCTCTTACGGATGAATATTTGTTCGAAGGACCCGTCTGGTACTCCAGGGAGATTAACATTCCAGAGGAGCTGGCCGGCAAGAGCAGTTATCTATATTTGGAACGTACACGGCTTACAACGCTGTGGGTGGACGGGCAGGAGATTGGCAGCCGTGACAGTCTGAACACTGCCCATGTATATAAGCTGCCGCAGCTGCAGCCGGGTACGCATACGATCACGGTCCGGGTAGACAACACGGGTTACCCGACCAAAGGCGGACATCTGACTTCGCCGGATACCCAGACGAACTGGAACGGAATTACCGGTCGTATGGAGCTGCAATTCTACGGAGAGTCACAGCTTAGCGGCATCCGCTTGGATTCAGAACTGGCTGCACGTTCCATCCGCATCGCAGCAACTCTGGAGAGTAAGAGCGAAACTACACTTGTAGTATCTGCCAAGAGCTTCAATAGTGAGGATTCACACACGGTAGAAGAGCAGGAGTACATAGTAGCTCCGGGGAAATTCTCTGTAGATTACGCTCTCGGTCATGAGGCGCTGCTATGGAGTGAATCCGCTCCCAATCTGTATAACATCCTCCTGGTTCTGAAGGATGGCAAAGGCAATGTCATTGACAGGCAGGAGGTTATCTTCGGACTGAAGGAATTCCGGGCAGAAGGGGACAAGTTCACGATTAACGGGGAGAAGACCTTCCTCCGCGGCAAACATGACGGCCTGATCTTCCCGCTGACCGGCTATGCTCCTACAAATGTTGAAGAATGGGTCAGAATTCTTGGGATTGCCAAGTCTTACGGGATCAATCATTACCGTTTCCATACCTGCTGTCCGCCGGAGGCTGCTTTTACCGCTGCAGATATGCTTGGGATCTACATGCAGCCGGAGCTTCCGTTCTGGGGTACGGTTACGGTAGAAACGGACGAAGGGCATAATCAGGCAGAGCAGGATTACCTGATCAGTGAAGGCTATGCCATTCTAAGGGAGTTTGGCAATCATCCATCCTTTGTGATGATGTCTCTCGGCAACGAGCTGTGGGGCAGCAAAGAGAAGATTGATTCCTTCCTGAAGGACTACAAAGCGTTCGATGACCGCCCTTTATACACCCAAGGCTCCAATAACCACCAATGGGTACCGGAGATTCTGGAGCATGACGACTTCTTCAGCGGGGTGCGTTTTACCCGGGACCGCTTGTTCAGAGGCTCTTATGCAATGTGCGATGCTCCGCTGGGCCATGTCCAGACGGCTGTGCCAGGCACGATGAAGGATTATGACGACCAGATCGTTCCTCCGGACTTCCTGAATGGAGGAGGACAGGCTGCTGCTGCCGGCGGCGAGATCCAGATCCAGTATGGCACCGAAGCCAAAACGGTGCAGGCTGGCGGAGAATCCGGCGAATGGATTCCGCAGGTTCCGGTGGTCTCGCATGAGATCGGACAATACGCTACGTTCCCTAATTTCGAAGAAATCGCGAAATACACAGGTTCGCTCAAAGCTGAGAACTTTGTAATTTTCCGTGAACGGCTGGAGAGCAAGGGGCTGGGTCATCTGGCATCGAAATACTTTGAAGCCTCCGGCCAGCTTGCGGTAGCCTGTTATAAGGAAGAGCTTGAGGCCGCCTTCCGCTCGCGGCGGCTGGCCGGCTTCCAGCTGCTGGATCTGCAGGATTTCAGCGGTCAGGGAACTGCGCTGGTTGGCGTGCTTGATGCCTTCATGGATTCCAAAGGATTGGTTAGTGCCGAGGAATGGCGTACATTCTGCAATGATGCGGTGCTGATGGCACGATTTCCTAAGTATAATTATACCTCGGGCGAATTGTTCACTGCCCATGTGGAGCTTAGCTGCTTCCGTAGCGGTATGCCGGATTCCGCTCAGCTGCTATGGCAGCTTGCAGCAGAAGATAGCGTAATAGCCGAAGGATCAACCTTAGCGGCCATTCCGGCCGGAAGCCATTATATCGACATTTGCGGTTTGGCGGTAACTCTTCCTGCCGTAGACCGGATGAATAAGATCGTATTATCCCTTTCCATCCAGGGAACGGATATCCGCAAGAGCTACGACCTGTGGGTATACCCTGAGCAGAGCAGCAACCCGCTTGAGCACATTCACGTATTCACGGAGCTGTCCGAAGAGGCGCTTACAATGCTGGAGAAGGGTGGAAATGTGCTGCTGATGCCAGAGCCGGACTCTCTCCAGAATGCTGTAGAAGGATATTACTGCACAGATTTCTGGTGTTATCCGATGTTCCGTTCGATATCGGAGAGCATGAACCGGCCTGTACCTGTCGGTACAATGGGTCTGCTGATTGATAACAGCCACCCGGTACTTCGTGAGTTCCCGGGTGAGGAGCATTCGACCTATCCATGGTGGAGCATTGTGGAGAATTCGAAATCGCTGATCATGGATGATGCGGACCGCAGTTGGAATCCCGTTGTGCAGACCATTGATAATTTCGAACGTAATCATAAGCTTAGCTTCCTTACGGAGTGCCGTGTAGGCAACGGTAATCTGCTGGTATGTGCACTGGATGCAGGGAAGGTGAGCGAGACCCCTGAAGGCAGACAGTTCTTGACCAGCGTGGCAAATTATATGAAATCTGCTGAATTCAAACCGCAATATGAGGCAACTGTTGCCGAGCTTCAGGCGCTGATTCAATAGCAGGAACGAAATAATAACACAAAGGAGCGATTCTCCATTCCGGGAGAGTCGCTCCTTTGTGTCTTTTTCAAGATTATAAGCCCTCATCTATTCAGACTTCAGTCGAACCTGCTGAATATAATCCAGAAACCGTCTGGAGGCAGGAGACAGGTAACGGTCATGACGCCATTTCAAGCCGACCTCCCATTCCCAGCCCTCTTCCTCAATCGGAATCCAGACCAGGCCGTCCAGCATTAAGCCCAGCGTCTGCGGCAGTACAGAGACTCCAAGCCCGGCTTTGATGAAGCCGGCTACCGTAATCAGGTCCTCTGCTTCATAAGTCGAGGCCAGCTCGAAATGGGTGTTTTTGAATAGCGAGCTAATCGTAGCTTTGAGTCCACAGTTCGTTTTCAAGCCGACAAAGGGTTCACCGGACAGCTCAAACAAACTCAGACTGGAGCGTGAAGCAAACCGGTGCTGAGTGGAGACCACAATAAAGATCGGCATTCGCCGGATAATCATCCATTCGTCATCGTTCATTGTGGTTTCTCTGGAAGTGATCAGCATATCCGAAGTGCCAGTCTCCAGAGCTTCATCGATATCCCCATGATTTCCCTGATACAAATTAAACCGTACCTTGGGGTTGTCCGCCTGATAATCCCTGATCAGTGAAGGCACCAGGTCAACACCGAGAATATTCAGATACGAAATGTGGATGACACCGCTCTCCGCATTCGACCATTCTCCGATTTCACGTATACCGTTGCCGATATTGTTCATCGCTTCTTCTACCCATTTGCTGAACATAACACCATACCTATTCAACTGGACATTGCGTCCTTTCCGCTCAAACAGAGGAACGCCCAGCTCACTCTCCAGCTTGGAGATAGCATGACTCAGCGCGGGCTGGGTAATTCTAAGCGCCTTGGATGCGGAGGTCATATGCTCAAGCCGAGCCACGGTCAGGAAATATTCTAATTGGGTAAGCTCCATTTCAGACGGGTCTCCTCATTACATTAATATTAATAATAGATTTAATGAAAATAATAAATTAGACGCATAACTTAATCAAGCTTAAAATTATTATAGACCTTGAAGGACTGCACCCGGCAGCTTGAACGAGGAATCACTAATGAAATGAGGCTGCAACAATGACTATAACTTATGCAAACCCGCTGACAGAATACGAGGGCAAAAAAATACTGGTGACAGGTGGCACCAAGGGTATGGGGGAGGCCATCGTTAACCGGTTTAAAGCAGCCGGTGCTGAAGTGATGACTACTGCCCGCACACTCCCGTCTGGATTGGCGGATGCTGACTTGTTCGTACAAGCAGATCTGTCTGCCAAAGAAGGCGTGGAGAAAGTGATTGCTGCGGTTAAGGAACGTTTCGGCAGCATCGATATCGTAGTGAATAACATCGGAGGCAGCTCTACACCTCCCGGCGGGTTTCTTGCGGCAAGCGACGAGCACTGGATGGATGCGCTGAATCTCAAC
This window contains:
- a CDS encoding LysR family transcriptional regulator is translated as MELTQLEYFLTVARLEHMTSASKALRITQPALSHAISKLESELGVPLFERKGRNVQLNRYGVMFSKWVEEAMNNIGNGIREIGEWSNAESGVIHISYLNILGVDLVPSLIRDYQADNPKVRFNLYQGNHGDIDEALETGTSDMLITSRETTMNDDEWMIIRRMPIFIVVSTQHRFASRSSLSLFELSGEPFVGLKTNCGLKATISSLFKNTHFELASTYEAEDLITVAGFIKAGLGVSVLPQTLGLMLDGLVWIPIEEEGWEWEVGLKWRHDRYLSPASRRFLDYIQQVRLKSE
- a CDS encoding glycoside hydrolase family 2 TIM barrel-domain containing protein, which gives rise to MRILQTKISLEGEWKLQLDVSKQGLVLPYTDVITLPGTTSHARKGPKNEEFLVSALTDEYLFEGPVWYSREINIPEELAGKSSYLYLERTRLTTLWVDGQEIGSRDSLNTAHVYKLPQLQPGTHTITVRVDNTGYPTKGGHLTSPDTQTNWNGITGRMELQFYGESQLSGIRLDSELAARSIRIAATLESKSETTLVVSAKSFNSEDSHTVEEQEYIVAPGKFSVDYALGHEALLWSESAPNLYNILLVLKDGKGNVIDRQEVIFGLKEFRAEGDKFTINGEKTFLRGKHDGLIFPLTGYAPTNVEEWVRILGIAKSYGINHYRFHTCCPPEAAFTAADMLGIYMQPELPFWGTVTVETDEGHNQAEQDYLISEGYAILREFGNHPSFVMMSLGNELWGSKEKIDSFLKDYKAFDDRPLYTQGSNNHQWVPEILEHDDFFSGVRFTRDRLFRGSYAMCDAPLGHVQTAVPGTMKDYDDQIVPPDFLNGGGQAAAAGGEIQIQYGTEAKTVQAGGESGEWIPQVPVVSHEIGQYATFPNFEEIAKYTGSLKAENFVIFRERLESKGLGHLASKYFEASGQLAVACYKEELEAAFRSRRLAGFQLLDLQDFSGQGTALVGVLDAFMDSKGLVSAEEWRTFCNDAVLMARFPKYNYTSGELFTAHVELSCFRSGMPDSAQLLWQLAAEDSVIAEGSTLAAIPAGSHYIDICGLAVTLPAVDRMNKIVLSLSIQGTDIRKSYDLWVYPEQSSNPLEHIHVFTELSEEALTMLEKGGNVLLMPEPDSLQNAVEGYYCTDFWCYPMFRSISESMNRPVPVGTMGLLIDNSHPVLREFPGEEHSTYPWWSIVENSKSLIMDDADRSWNPVVQTIDNFERNHKLSFLTECRVGNGNLLVCALDAGKVSETPEGRQFLTSVANYMKSAEFKPQYEATVAELQALIQ